The Tenacibaculum jejuense genome includes a window with the following:
- a CDS encoding ABC transporter ATP-binding protein: MKALQYLNKYFIKYKWRLLIGILITVLSKLLALKIPEIIKNSLNIVEEYLNGETTDLSMVKEQLFYNILIIVGITLLAGFFTFLMRQTIIVMSRLIEFDLKNEIYEQYQKLSVNFYKKNRTGDLMNRISEDVSKVRMYFGPAIMYSLNMIVLFTIGFSKMLKTDVQLTLYTLIPFPVLSVSIFILSKQINKRTTIVQEYLSKLTTFNQEFFSGINVVKSYVIEKSVLNNFNELADKAKEKNIELSKIQALFFPLMILLIGISNILVLYIGGKQYIAGEIKIGVIAEFILYVNILTWPVAVVGWVTSIVQQAEASQQRINEFLQQVPEIRNFNNSKTDVNGKIQFKDVSLTYDDTNITALNKISFDVNKGETIAIMGKTGSGKSSIANLVSRMYDTTEGTILIDDQPIKDLNLNDIRDQIGFVPQDPFLFSDTIENNIKFGKNDATQDEIVEAAKNAVIHNNISGFTNGYQTILGERGVTLSGGQKQRTSIARAIIKDPKILIFDDCLSAVDTETEEKILSNLQRISKDKTTFIISHRVSSAKNADKIIVLDEGKIIEQGSHNQLINQKGIYNSLYEQQLLEKEI, encoded by the coding sequence TGGAGACTGCTTATTGGAATTCTTATTACTGTACTATCCAAGTTATTAGCACTAAAAATACCTGAGATCATAAAGAACTCTTTAAATATTGTTGAAGAATATTTAAATGGTGAAACGACAGATTTATCTATGGTTAAAGAGCAGCTTTTTTACAATATTTTAATCATAGTTGGTATTACTTTACTCGCTGGTTTTTTCACTTTTTTAATGCGACAAACCATTATTGTTATGTCTCGATTAATTGAATTTGACTTGAAAAATGAAATTTACGAGCAGTATCAAAAATTATCAGTTAATTTTTACAAAAAAAATAGAACTGGTGATTTGATGAATCGTATTTCTGAAGACGTTTCAAAAGTTAGAATGTATTTTGGACCAGCAATTATGTATTCATTAAATATGATTGTCTTATTTACCATTGGTTTTTCTAAAATGTTAAAAACAGACGTACAACTTACATTGTATACTTTAATACCTTTCCCTGTGTTGTCTGTATCTATTTTCATTTTAAGTAAACAGATTAATAAAAGAACAACGATAGTACAAGAATACCTTTCTAAACTTACCACATTTAACCAAGAGTTTTTCTCTGGAATCAATGTGGTGAAATCTTATGTTATTGAGAAATCAGTTTTAAATAACTTTAATGAACTTGCTGATAAAGCTAAAGAGAAAAATATCGAGTTATCTAAGATTCAAGCATTATTCTTTCCTTTAATGATATTGTTAATTGGTATCAGCAATATTTTAGTGTTATATATAGGAGGAAAACAATACATAGCTGGAGAAATTAAAATCGGTGTTATCGCTGAGTTTATCTTATATGTTAACATTTTAACTTGGCCTGTAGCTGTTGTGGGATGGGTAACCTCAATTGTTCAGCAAGCAGAAGCTTCACAACAAAGAATTAATGAATTTCTACAACAAGTACCTGAAATTAGAAACTTTAATAATTCAAAAACAGATGTAAACGGAAAAATACAGTTTAAAGATGTTTCTTTAACTTATGACGACACAAACATTACTGCTTTAAACAAAATTTCTTTTGATGTTAATAAAGGGGAAACTATAGCTATTATGGGAAAAACTGGAAGCGGAAAATCCTCTATTGCAAATTTAGTTTCAAGAATGTATGATACCACAGAAGGAACAATACTTATCGATGATCAACCTATAAAAGACTTAAACTTAAATGATATTAGAGACCAAATAGGTTTTGTGCCGCAAGATCCTTTTTTATTTTCTGACACTATTGAAAACAATATCAAATTTGGTAAAAATGATGCAACTCAAGATGAAATTGTTGAAGCAGCTAAAAATGCTGTAATACACAATAATATTTCTGGTTTTACAAATGGATACCAAACTATTTTAGGAGAAAGAGGTGTTACACTTTCGGGAGGACAAAAACAACGTACTTCTATAGCTAGAGCTATTATCAAAGATCCTAAAATTTTAATTTTTGATGATTGTTTATCTGCCGTAGACACTGAAACTGAAGAGAAAATTCTTAGTAACTTGCAACGAATTTCCAAAGACAAAACTACTTTCATTATTAGCCACAGAGTATCATCTGCCAAAAACGCTGATAAAATCATAGTTTTAGACGAAGGAAAAATCATCGAACAAGGGTCTCATAATCAATTAATAAATCAAAAAGGAATTTATAATTCACTATATGAACAACAACTTTTAGAAAAAGAAATTTAG
- a CDS encoding PUR family DNA/RNA-binding protein: MGERVEQEEIFSQVLRAGRRTYFFDVRATKADDYYLTVTESKKFTHDDGSFHYQKHKIYLYKEDFNDFKEMLNKATDYIVTQKGSEVISERHQKDFKKSTESFVEQTAESFTDVSFDDI, translated from the coding sequence ATGGGCGAGAGAGTTGAACAAGAAGAGATCTTTTCACAGGTATTAAGAGCAGGAAGAAGAACGTATTTTTTTGACGTTAGAGCAACCAAAGCTGACGACTATTACTTAACAGTAACTGAAAGTAAAAAATTTACACATGATGATGGATCTTTCCATTATCAAAAACATAAAATTTATCTTTATAAAGAAGATTTTAACGATTTTAAAGAGATGTTAAACAAAGCAACTGACTACATTGTTACTCAAAAAGGTAGCGAAGTAATTAGTGAAAGACATCAAAAAGATTTTAAAAAGAGTACTGAAAGTTTTGTAGAACAAACTGCAGAGAGTTTTACAGACGTTTCATTCGACGATATATAA
- a CDS encoding isochorismate synthase, with amino-acid sequence MKIFKKIKLSLQDNLPFVVYRKPNSKQVQSFFQKNTTLFFSNEFDEEGFVFAPFDNTKSSILIPLNESEVIHENLDDLSDNSKVVFESDSLKNKADIHIDLVKDAINAIKNNQFKKVVLSRDEEVLLKDFDAITVYQRLLVNYPTAFCYLWFHPKVGLWMGATPETLLDIKDNEFSTMSLAGTQIYNPEKETSWGEKELDEQQLVTDYITEKLREESEYLTVDNLETIKIGNLLHLRTKISGRAKYDIKSVIKVLHPTPAVCGFPKEESKSFILKNENYDRSFYTGFLGELNLTENNTRFSSLYVNLRCMQIKEDKAILYIGGGITKDSDPEKEWEETKVKSLAMKRVLS; translated from the coding sequence TTGAAAATATTTAAAAAAATAAAATTGTCTTTACAAGATAATTTACCTTTTGTGGTTTACAGAAAACCAAACTCTAAACAAGTACAAAGTTTTTTTCAGAAAAATACTACTTTGTTTTTTTCAAATGAATTTGATGAAGAGGGTTTTGTTTTTGCTCCTTTCGATAATACTAAATCATCTATTTTAATTCCTTTGAATGAGTCGGAAGTTATTCATGAAAACTTGGATGATTTGTCAGATAATTCTAAGGTTGTGTTTGAAAGTGATTCACTTAAAAATAAAGCGGATATTCATATTGATTTGGTAAAAGATGCTATAAATGCTATTAAGAACAATCAATTTAAAAAAGTAGTATTGTCTAGAGATGAAGAGGTATTGTTAAAGGATTTTGATGCTATAACTGTTTATCAAAGGTTATTGGTGAATTATCCAACAGCTTTTTGTTATCTGTGGTTTCATCCAAAAGTAGGATTATGGATGGGAGCAACACCAGAAACTTTATTAGATATTAAAGACAATGAATTTTCTACAATGTCATTAGCTGGAACACAAATTTATAATCCTGAAAAAGAAACTTCTTGGGGAGAAAAGGAGCTAGATGAACAGCAATTAGTTACAGATTATATAACTGAAAAACTTAGAGAGGAAAGCGAGTATTTGACTGTGGATAATTTAGAGACTATTAAAATTGGAAACTTACTCCACTTACGAACTAAGATATCTGGTCGTGCCAAATATGATATAAAAAGTGTGATTAAAGTTTTGCACCCTACACCTGCTGTTTGCGGATTTCCAAAGGAAGAATCAAAATCATTTATACTAAAGAATGAAAATTATGATCGAAGTTTTTACACGGGTTTTTTAGGTGAATTGAATCTTACCGAAAACAACACGAGATTTTCTAGTCTATATGTAAATCTCAGATGTATGCAAATAAAAGAAGATAAAGCTATTCTTTATATTGGAGGAGGGATTACAAAAGATAGTGATCCAGAAAAAGAGTGGGAGGAAACTAAAGTAAAATCTTTAGCAATGAAACGAGTTCTATCATAA
- a CDS encoding alpha/beta fold hydrolase has protein sequence MLKKVLKIVGVIIILIVVGLYFAFRIFTAPKPDAKILEAYENSLVKPVLTSETYNGFNYRKLSLIVNDSLPTMVFVHGTIGSINDFSKYISDRDLQTKCNMIAYDRIGYNYNDENHVQESINFERNMLKDVISNLPSEKTILVGYSYGGPIALAVKEKVKKIILLAPAVHSSVEPMPWMINFYKWKLTRWLVPRIWKEASKEKLSHKKDLKHFEGDWESTPNKVVSIHGSGDWIVPYENSKLLEDQFPEDQFKLVTIDKANHGLVWSNFETIKNQFLKILD, from the coding sequence ATGCTTAAGAAAGTGCTTAAAATAGTTGGTGTAATTATTATTTTAATTGTTGTAGGATTATATTTTGCTTTCAGAATTTTTACTGCTCCAAAACCTGATGCTAAAATTCTTGAAGCTTATGAAAATAGTCTTGTAAAGCCAGTTCTAACAAGTGAAACATACAATGGTTTTAATTATAGAAAGCTTTCATTAATAGTTAATGATTCTTTACCAACAATGGTTTTTGTTCATGGTACAATTGGATCGATTAACGATTTTTCAAAATATATATCGGATAGAGATTTGCAGACTAAATGTAATATGATTGCTTATGATAGAATAGGTTATAATTACAACGATGAAAATCACGTACAAGAAAGCATCAATTTTGAAAGGAATATGTTAAAAGATGTGATAAGTAATTTACCTTCTGAAAAAACTATTTTAGTTGGGTATTCTTATGGCGGACCAATAGCTTTGGCTGTTAAGGAAAAGGTTAAAAAAATTATTTTATTAGCGCCTGCTGTCCATAGTAGCGTAGAACCAATGCCTTGGATGATTAATTTTTACAAATGGAAATTAACACGTTGGCTGGTTCCAAGAATTTGGAAAGAAGCGTCTAAAGAAAAACTTTCTCATAAAAAAGATTTGAAACATTTTGAAGGCGATTGGGAAAGTACACCTAATAAAGTTGTCAGCATACACGGTTCTGGAGATTGGATTGTACCTTATGAAAATTCAAAATTATTGGAAGATCAATTTCCAGAAGATCAATTTAAGTTAGTAACAATAGATAAAGCTAATCATGGGTTAGTTTGGTCTAATTTTGAAACGATTAAAAATCAATTTTTAAAGATTTTAGATTGA
- a CDS encoding PaaI family thioesterase, which translates to MNLEETLQRLNSYNKNTLMETLSIEFVAVGEESITAKMPVNSTVHQPFGILHGGASAALAETVGSVASLFFLKEKDKVVKGIELSVNHLKSKKDGVVYATALPIHKGKTTHLWEVKITDEEDNLISICKLTNIILDKSKNNA; encoded by the coding sequence ATGAATTTAGAAGAAACCTTACAAAGACTCAATTCTTACAATAAAAATACACTAATGGAAACTCTAAGTATAGAGTTTGTTGCTGTTGGAGAAGAATCAATAACAGCAAAAATGCCAGTGAATTCCACTGTTCATCAGCCTTTTGGGATTTTACACGGAGGAGCTTCTGCAGCTTTAGCAGAAACAGTAGGAAGTGTTGCTTCTTTATTTTTTTTAAAAGAAAAAGATAAAGTTGTAAAAGGAATTGAATTGAGTGTAAATCATCTTAAAAGTAAGAAAGATGGTGTGGTTTATGCTACTGCACTACCTATTCATAAAGGAAAAACAACACATTTGTGGGAAGTTAAAATCACAGATGAAGAAGATAATCTCATTTCCATATGCAAACTCACAAATATCATTTTAGATAAAAGTAAAAATAATGCTTAA
- a CDS encoding IS1096 element passenger TnpR family protein — protein MYKVRVILDVEEDVIRTLVVDEHQTLEKLHIQIANAFGFDGNEMASFYTSDNGWNQGEEIPLFNMSETGVGLSMTTCILNEILPHQNDKLIYVYDFLEMWTFYVEVIEKTEEKISETKIILSVGDVPKEAPNKVFESDKIDDDFDSEFNDSFNDFDNIDDIDFDKY, from the coding sequence ATGTACAAAGTTCGAGTAATATTAGACGTAGAAGAAGATGTGATTAGAACATTAGTTGTAGATGAGCATCAAACATTAGAAAAGCTACATATACAAATAGCAAATGCTTTTGGTTTCGATGGAAATGAAATGGCTTCTTTTTACACTAGTGATAACGGTTGGAATCAAGGAGAAGAAATACCTCTTTTCAACATGTCGGAAACTGGTGTAGGTTTATCTATGACCACTTGTATTTTAAATGAAATTTTACCTCACCAAAATGATAAATTAATTTATGTCTATGATTTTCTTGAAATGTGGACATTCTATGTGGAAGTAATTGAAAAAACAGAAGAAAAAATTTCTGAGACAAAAATTATTTTAAGCGTTGGAGATGTTCCTAAAGAAGCTCCAAATAAAGTTTTTGAATCTGATAAAATCGATGATGATTTTGATTCTGAATTCAACGATTCCTTTAATGATTTTGATAATATTGATGATATTGACTTTGACAAATATTAG
- a CDS encoding ABC transporter ATP-binding protein, producing the protein MDTILSIKNLDKKFGRVHAVKNLSFDIEKGNVYGILGPNGSGKSTTLGIILNVVNKTSGEFSWFNGAMSTHEALKKVGAIIERPNFYPYMTAVQNLELICKIKGVSKENVNDKLKVVNLFERRHSKFKTYSLGMKQRLAIASALLNDPEILILDEPTNGLDPQGIHEIRQIIKKIAKNGTTILLASHLLDEVEKVCSHVVVIRKGEKLYSGRVENMVASNGIIEVKTDGDQEALVNALKNYYDIATVNVEDNLIIARLENETSATDINRYLFEKGIIVSHLVKRKPSLEEQFLNLTNY; encoded by the coding sequence TTGGATACTATCTTATCAATTAAAAATCTCGACAAGAAATTTGGACGAGTTCATGCGGTGAAAAATCTTTCTTTTGATATAGAAAAAGGAAATGTATACGGAATATTAGGACCTAATGGAAGTGGTAAATCTACAACTCTAGGTATTATTTTAAACGTTGTTAATAAAACTTCTGGAGAATTCTCTTGGTTTAATGGAGCAATGTCTACACACGAAGCTTTAAAAAAAGTAGGGGCAATTATTGAGCGACCAAACTTTTATCCTTACATGACAGCAGTTCAAAACTTAGAGCTTATCTGTAAAATTAAAGGAGTTTCTAAAGAAAATGTAAATGATAAATTAAAAGTCGTTAACTTATTTGAGCGCAGACACAGTAAGTTCAAAACCTATTCTTTAGGAATGAAACAACGACTTGCTATTGCTTCAGCATTGCTTAACGATCCAGAAATTTTAATCTTAGATGAACCAACTAACGGATTAGACCCTCAAGGGATTCATGAAATTAGACAAATCATAAAGAAAATTGCTAAAAATGGAACTACGATTTTACTTGCTTCACATTTACTTGATGAAGTAGAAAAAGTGTGCTCTCATGTAGTTGTTATTAGAAAAGGAGAAAAACTATATAGCGGACGTGTAGAAAACATGGTGGCTTCTAATGGAATTATTGAAGTTAAAACTGATGGTGACCAAGAAGCTCTAGTTAATGCTTTAAAAAACTATTATGATATTGCTACTGTTAATGTTGAAGACAATTTAATTATTGCTCGTTTAGAAAACGAAACTTCTGCAACTGACATCAATCGATACTTGTTTGAAAAAGGAATTATCGTTTCTCACTTAGTTAAACGAAAGCCTAGCCTTGAAGAACAATTCCTTAACCTTACTAACTACTAA
- a CDS encoding ABC transporter permease: MLRLLQIEFHKLMHNRASKVLSLIYFGLLTSIALIAAIKFNIGPIKFHLADQGIFNFPYIWHFNTYIAAILKFFLLLVIVSMMANEYSYKTLKQNLIDGLSKKEFILSKFYTVIAFALISTIFVFVVSLVLGLIYSDFNEISIILSDLEYLLAFFIKLVGFFSFGLFLGILIKRSAFAVAGMIVWLVVESLFKGYLLWNFKHLKQQAFSHANEIMQFFPLEAISNLIREPFTRLGAVKSVARQIGEDIVVDHSVRYTDIIIVLFWTALFVYLSYALLKKRDL, translated from the coding sequence ATGCTACGTCTTTTACAAATAGAATTTCATAAACTAATGCACAATCGTGCAAGTAAAGTTTTATCACTAATATATTTCGGACTATTGACTTCAATAGCACTAATCGCTGCTATTAAATTTAATATAGGTCCTATAAAGTTTCATTTAGCCGATCAAGGTATTTTTAACTTTCCTTATATATGGCATTTTAACACTTACATTGCTGCTATTTTAAAATTTTTCCTTCTATTAGTTATCGTATCAATGATGGCTAACGAATATAGCTATAAAACCCTGAAACAAAACCTCATAGACGGACTAAGCAAAAAAGAATTTATACTTTCTAAATTCTACACCGTTATAGCCTTTGCTTTAATTTCTACAATATTTGTTTTTGTAGTTTCATTGGTATTAGGATTAATTTATTCAGACTTTAATGAGATAAGCATTATTCTTTCAGACTTAGAATATTTGTTAGCATTCTTCATAAAGTTAGTAGGATTCTTTTCATTCGGTTTATTCTTAGGTATTTTAATTAAACGATCTGCTTTTGCAGTTGCTGGAATGATTGTTTGGCTAGTTGTAGAGAGTTTATTTAAAGGATATTTATTATGGAATTTTAAACATTTAAAACAACAAGCTTTTTCTCACGCGAATGAAATCATGCAGTTTTTTCCTTTAGAAGCTATATCTAATTTAATACGTGAACCTTTTACCAGACTTGGAGCTGTAAAATCAGTTGCGCGTCAAATTGGAGAGGATATTGTAGTAGATCATTCAGTGCGTTACACAGACATAATTATCGTTTTATTTTGGACTGCTTTGTTTGTTTATCTTTCTTACGCCTTGTTAAAAAAGCGTGATTTATAG
- a CDS encoding T9SS type B sorting domain-containing protein, whose amino-acid sequence MKKALLLLVVIISTNIYAQKEANIWYFGRNAGIDFNTSPPTVLTDGQINTLEGCSTFSDENGNLLFYSDGITVWDKNHDVMKYSDGRPAIDLLGNPSSSQSGMIIPKPKSTSIYYLFTVDDGPSGPGQPGRGLNLYTIDISKNGGVGEVVDGPIPLSGSLADIWSEKVAAVRGTECDTFWVVSAVNNTFHAFKVDDTGVNTTPVISTVTTTTTARGYLKLSPDGTKLAVANQLGTANLYNFNATNGTVDPSSEIILTRVSDGGPYGVEFSVDSRKLYISTVSSFRFDLNDPPTTYSLFHFDLNETDIPGSKSLIHQETGFRGGLQLGPDSKIYVTIPLAFDDPRGDDPNLDVIENPTAKARDIIFTKDAIDLGGKLSTQGLPPFISSLLLPIEIIDLTSGEIINNQDRKYCIGDTIEIDSGSVTGSGITYEWTFNNGTTTTTISNQPKLTLNNIDPSNNGTYTLTVNLTNNCGEITKLEGTFTIEVFAPATASSVPDINFCDVDGDGFNSFDFDTDVTPTVLGALSSSQFEVFYYFDRADAENNNTTNAITSPYTNTTAFISEDIFVRVHNKDAVNACFDITQFKLSITALPAPTQPVDYEACDDTTNGGDTDGFFNNFILSSKDNEILGSLSAAQYNVTYHISLSGAQTDNTTDRIDKNAAYRNTTTNEQTIYVRVENRANTDCFTVSEPGTSFLPFKLVVNPLPVLTNPNVLIEQCENDGDLAATINLTQAQINISNNHTNETFKYYPTQPDAIADSAEITDPVNYSANNNDTVWVRTISDKGCFRISQLDITINFAADIVYDKEFTACDDFLDADGNDTSNNDDTDGITVFDLSNAEIEIKDLFAPAIRNDLNILFFENETDRDIVTNQITDIRNYRNTNIPANTQQTVFVKIINRNNNNCTGLSKLFIRTLPLPNFDVTSPQILCLNNLSSIEAENPDGNYNYEWTRNGDPTVIGSNQTLDLTRGGSYQVTAINTITLCRRSKTIIVNESIIASVNQNDVTIVDDSQNNSITIDNSSTNLGIGDYEFALQDETNQIVVDFQDSPKFENLQGGIYTILIRDKNNCGVAQLDVSVLEFPDFFTPNNDGVNDLWNVRGTNSFFYPKSNISIFDRFGKLITSLQIDGEGWNGLYNGKNLPSNDYWFNIELTDRNGNTLIRRGHFSLLRK is encoded by the coding sequence ATGAAAAAAGCCTTATTACTATTAGTCGTTATCATAAGTACAAATATTTATGCTCAAAAAGAAGCTAATATTTGGTACTTTGGTAGAAATGCAGGTATCGATTTCAACACATCTCCACCAACTGTTTTAACAGACGGGCAAATAAATACTTTAGAAGGATGTTCTACATTTTCTGATGAAAATGGAAATCTTCTATTTTACTCTGATGGAATTACAGTTTGGGATAAAAACCACGATGTAATGAAATATTCAGATGGAAGACCAGCGATTGACTTATTAGGAAATCCTTCTAGTAGTCAATCTGGTATGATTATACCAAAGCCAAAGTCTACCTCTATTTACTATCTTTTTACTGTTGACGATGGACCTAGTGGACCTGGGCAACCTGGTAGAGGATTGAATCTTTACACTATTGATATCTCAAAGAATGGCGGTGTTGGTGAAGTTGTAGATGGTCCAATTCCTTTATCTGGTAGTTTAGCAGATATTTGGTCTGAAAAAGTAGCGGCAGTTCGAGGAACTGAGTGTGATACATTTTGGGTAGTTTCTGCTGTTAACAATACTTTTCATGCGTTTAAAGTTGATGACACTGGGGTAAATACGACTCCTGTAATTTCTACAGTAACAACTACGACTACTGCTCGAGGTTATTTAAAACTTTCTCCTGATGGAACTAAACTTGCAGTGGCCAATCAATTAGGAACAGCTAATCTTTACAACTTTAATGCAACCAACGGAACTGTAGATCCTAGTTCTGAAATCATTCTAACCAGAGTTTCCGATGGTGGTCCTTATGGTGTTGAATTTTCTGTTGATTCAAGAAAATTATACATCTCAACTGTTTCTAGTTTTAGGTTTGATTTAAATGATCCTCCAACAACTTATAGTTTATTTCATTTTGATTTAAATGAAACTGATATTCCAGGTTCTAAAAGTTTAATTCACCAAGAAACAGGATTTAGAGGCGGTTTACAATTAGGTCCTGATAGTAAAATCTATGTAACTATTCCCTTAGCTTTTGATGATCCTAGAGGTGATGATCCTAATTTAGATGTTATTGAAAATCCAACAGCAAAAGCTAGAGATATTATCTTTACAAAAGATGCTATCGATTTAGGAGGAAAATTGTCAACCCAAGGATTACCTCCGTTTATTTCTTCATTATTATTACCTATAGAGATTATCGATTTAACTTCTGGAGAAATCATCAACAATCAAGACAGAAAATATTGTATTGGCGACACCATTGAGATTGATTCTGGCTCTGTAACGGGTTCTGGTATTACTTACGAATGGACGTTCAATAACGGAACTACAACAACAACCATTTCCAATCAACCCAAATTAACCCTGAATAATATAGATCCAAGTAATAATGGAACCTACACTTTAACTGTAAATCTTACTAATAACTGTGGAGAAATTACAAAATTAGAAGGTACATTTACTATCGAAGTTTTTGCTCCTGCAACTGCTAGTAGTGTACCTGATATTAATTTTTGTGATGTTGACGGTGACGGTTTTAATTCTTTTGATTTTGATACTGATGTAACACCTACGGTTTTAGGAGCATTAAGTTCTAGCCAGTTTGAAGTATTTTACTATTTTGATAGAGCTGATGCCGAAAATAATAACACTACAAACGCAATTACTTCTCCATACACGAATACCACTGCTTTTATTTCAGAAGATATTTTTGTTCGTGTTCACAATAAAGATGCTGTGAATGCTTGTTTTGATATAACTCAATTTAAATTATCTATTACTGCATTACCTGCTCCAACTCAACCTGTAGATTACGAGGCTTGCGATGATACCACAAATGGTGGTGATACAGATGGATTCTTTAATAATTTTATACTTTCTTCAAAAGACAATGAAATTTTAGGTAGTCTTTCTGCGGCTCAATATAATGTAACTTATCATATCTCACTTTCTGGCGCACAAACTGATAATACTACCGATCGTATTGACAAAAACGCCGCGTATAGAAATACTACAACAAACGAACAGACTATATATGTAAGAGTAGAAAATAGAGCAAATACCGATTGTTTTACAGTTTCTGAACCGGGAACTAGTTTTCTACCTTTTAAACTTGTTGTTAACCCTTTACCTGTTTTAACTAATCCTAATGTACTTATTGAACAATGTGAAAATGACGGTGATCTTGCTGCAACTATCAATTTAACACAAGCACAAATTAATATTTCTAATAATCATACCAACGAAACCTTTAAATATTATCCCACACAGCCTGATGCTATAGCTGATTCTGCTGAAATTACTGATCCTGTTAATTATTCTGCGAATAATAACGACACTGTTTGGGTTAGAACCATATCTGATAAAGGTTGTTTTAGAATATCTCAACTTGATATCACTATTAATTTCGCAGCGGATATTGTATACGATAAAGAATTTACAGCTTGTGACGATTTTCTTGATGCTGATGGAAATGACACTTCTAACAATGATGATACTGATGGAATTACTGTGTTTGACCTTTCCAATGCTGAAATTGAAATTAAAGATCTTTTTGCTCCAGCCATAAGAAATGATCTAAATATTCTATTCTTTGAAAATGAAACTGATAGAGATATCGTCACGAATCAAATTACGGATATCAGAAACTACAGAAACACCAATATTCCTGCAAATACTCAACAAACTGTATTTGTTAAAATCATAAATAGAAACAATAACAATTGTACTGGATTAAGTAAACTTTTTATCAGAACACTACCATTACCTAATTTTGATGTTACTTCGCCTCAAATTTTATGCTTGAATAATCTTTCTAGTATTGAAGCTGAAAATCCTGATGGAAACTACAATTACGAATGGACTAGAAATGGCGATCCAACTGTAATTGGAAGTAACCAAACATTAGATTTAACTAGAGGTGGATCTTACCAAGTAACTGCTATAAATACCATTACTTTATGTAGAAGATCTAAAACTATAATCGTGAACGAATCCATCATCGCGTCAGTAAATCAAAATGATGTTACTATTGTAGACGATTCTCAAAACAATAGCATAACAATTGATAATTCCAGTACAAACTTAGGAATTGGTGATTATGAATTTGCTTTACAAGATGAGACCAATCAAATTGTAGTAGATTTTCAAGATTCGCCTAAATTTGAAAATTTACAAGGGGGAATTTACACCATTCTTATCAGAGATAAAAACAATTGTGGTGTTGCTCAACTTGATGTTTCTGTTTTAGAATTCCCAGACTTTTTTACCCCAAATAATGATGGAGTTAATGATTTATGGAATGTTAGAGGAACCAATTCTTTTTTCTACCCTAAAAGCAACATCAGTATATTCGATCGTTTTGGAAAATTAATAACTTCATTACAAATTGATGGAGAGGGATGGAATGGACTTTACAATGGTAAAAACCTTCCTTCTAACGATTATTGGTTCAATATAGAACTTACTGATAGAAATGGAAATACATTAATTAGAAGAGGGCACTTTTCACTATTAAGAAAGTAA